From the genome of Geminocystis herdmanii PCC 6308, one region includes:
- a CDS encoding DNA/RNA helicase domain-containing protein, translating to MTPDQQAAVFTDQPFHLKGGPGTGKTVVSLWRHIENWQRRGRRSLLLTYTKSLEYYLGNVAEREDDNASSSIARTYKWTMKPSQYDEIIVDEAQDVSLQKYQTIREYARMVSYGADERQSLYNHGCSESQLQELFYNKTYELYENFRNSGEILRFVKNIFPHFVINEQLAVRGQKPKLVIADNDDKVKNVLKELIEDNPSTENLVILVPLQVQVDYYESILKEIGANYSRYYHDGDEIETIENIHITTFKSCKGLEFDTVIIPKFHLYRDNIKNLYVVSENDYYVALTRTRRNLFLLCDTVPDGLHPNTYETITL from the coding sequence TTGACTCCAGATCAGCAAGCTGCCGTTTTTACCGACCAACCATTTCATTTGAAAGGAGGACCAGGTACAGGCAAAACAGTAGTATCTTTGTGGCGACATATTGAAAATTGGCAACGTAGGGGAAGACGAAGTTTATTGTTAACCTACACAAAGTCTTTAGAATATTATCTTGGAAATGTTGCTGAAAGAGAAGACGACAATGCAAGTAGTAGTATTGCTAGGACCTATAAATGGACAATGAAACCATCACAATATGATGAAATAATTGTTGACGAAGCACAAGACGTTTCTCTGCAAAAATATCAAACGATCAGAGAATATGCAAGAATGGTGTCGTATGGTGCGGATGAGAGACAATCTCTATATAACCATGGATGTTCAGAATCTCAACTTCAAGAGTTATTCTATAATAAAACTTATGAGCTTTACGAAAATTTTAGAAACTCAGGGGAAATTCTAAGATTTGTAAAAAACATTTTCCCTCATTTTGTCATTAATGAACAATTGGCAGTAAGAGGACAAAAACCAAAATTAGTAATAGCGGATAATGATGATAAAGTGAAAAATGTTTTAAAGGAATTAATTGAAGATAACCCATCTACGGAGAATCTGGTAATTTTAGTACCTTTGCAGGTACAGGTTGACTACTATGAGTCAATTCTCAAGGAAATTGGTGCTAATTATTCTCGTTATTATCATGACGGAGACGAAATTGAAACGATAGAAAACATACACATTACAACATTCAAGTCCTGTAAAGGTTTAGAATTTGACACTGTAATAATACCTAAATTTCACCTATATAGGGATAATATTAAGAATTTGTATGTAGTTAGCGAAAATGATTACTATGTCGCTTTGACTAGAACAAGAAGAAATCTATTTTTATTGTGTGATACAGTTCCCGATGGTTTACACCCCAATACTTACGAAACAATAACATTATAA
- a CDS encoding alpha-ketoglutarate-dependent dioxygenase AlkB family protein, whose product MSKQLSIFSNNYQTKIYPSNSSKVKGERIPLKNSEITLYRKFFTDDQSKNLFLELQEKIAWKQETIKLYGKTMPIPRLTAWYGDSDKTYVYSGITLQPLNWIKPLILIKNKIECFSPVKFNSVLLNLYRNGNDSVAWHSDDEPELGKKPIIGSVSLGGSRRFMFKSKDKNNPESYAIELTNGSFLLMAGDTQKYWLHQIPKTKKAVTPRINLTFRVIYS is encoded by the coding sequence ATGTCCAAGCAGTTAAGTATCTTTTCCAATAACTATCAAACAAAGATTTATCCTTCTAACTCATCAAAAGTTAAGGGAGAAAGAATTCCTCTGAAAAATAGTGAGATCACTCTTTATCGTAAATTTTTTACCGATGACCAAAGTAAGAATCTTTTTCTGGAGTTACAGGAGAAAATAGCTTGGAAACAGGAGACAATCAAACTCTACGGTAAAACTATGCCTATTCCTCGGTTAACAGCATGGTATGGGGATTCAGATAAGACTTATGTTTATTCAGGAATTACCCTCCAACCTCTCAATTGGATTAAACCTTTAATCTTAATTAAAAATAAAATTGAGTGCTTTTCTCCAGTAAAATTTAATAGTGTATTGTTGAACTTATATAGAAATGGTAATGATAGTGTAGCTTGGCACAGTGATGATGAACCAGAACTAGGAAAAAAACCGATTATCGGTTCTGTAAGTTTAGGAGGTTCACGGCGTTTTATGTTCAAGTCTAAAGATAAGAATAATCCAGAGAGTTATGCAATTGAGCTAACTAACGGGAGCTTTTTATTAATGGCTGGGGATACTCAAAAATATTGGTTACATCAAATACCTAAAACAAAAAAGGCGGTTACACCAAGAATCAATTTAACCTTTAGAGTTATTTATAGTTAA
- a CDS encoding DUF1848 domain-containing protein — MIISVSRRTDIPAFYAKWFINRILSGYCTVPNPFNQKQISHISLKPEDVNILVFWTRNPKPLFPYLEELNQRGYNYYFHFTITNNPVFLETNNPPLETAIKVFQELADFIGYDKVIWRYDPIVLSNLTDVEFHLNNYEYIAKKLSNYTQRCVISILDSYSKSNKRLKLLEKEHGFHLFTLENNKDKFDKLLVNIGKIAKDKKLEIFSCAEEIDLESYGIKHGKCIDDEYIEKVFYKDVIHKKDPSQREACGCVVSRDIGMYDTCLFGCQYCYATTNFDKSKENNKLHNPESSSLIEYYQEPKNDNLNQLTLF, encoded by the coding sequence ATGATTATAAGTGTAAGTCGTCGCACCGATATACCAGCTTTTTATGCTAAATGGTTTATAAATCGTATTCTTAGTGGTTATTGTACGGTTCCGAATCCTTTTAACCAAAAGCAGATTTCTCATATTTCTTTAAAGCCCGAAGATGTAAATATTCTTGTTTTTTGGACGAGAAATCCGAAGCCATTATTCCCTTATTTAGAGGAATTAAATCAACGAGGTTATAATTATTATTTTCATTTTACAATCACGAATAATCCTGTTTTCTTGGAGACGAATAACCCTCCTCTGGAAACTGCCATTAAAGTCTTTCAAGAATTAGCTGATTTTATCGGTTATGATAAAGTAATTTGGCGTTACGATCCTATTGTTTTAAGTAATTTAACTGATGTTGAGTTTCATTTGAATAATTATGAATATATTGCTAAAAAGTTGTCCAATTATACTCAGAGATGTGTGATTAGTATTTTAGATAGCTATTCTAAAAGTAATAAACGACTTAAGCTACTAGAAAAAGAACATGGTTTTCACTTATTTACATTAGAAAATAATAAAGATAAGTTTGATAAATTATTGGTAAATATTGGAAAAATTGCGAAAGACAAAAAACTTGAAATATTTAGTTGTGCAGAAGAAATTGATTTAGAAAGCTATGGAATAAAACATGGAAAATGTATAGATGATGAATATATTGAAAAAGTGTTTTATAAAGACGTTATTCATAAAAAAGATCCTTCACAAAGAGAAGCCTGTGGATGTGTAGTTAGTAGAGATATAGGTATGTACGATACTTGTTTATTTGGTTGCCAATATTGTTATGCAACGACAAACTTCGATAAATCAAAGGAAAATAATAAACTTCATAATCCTGAATCATCCTCTCTAATTGAATATTATCAAGAGCCTAAAAACGACAACTTAAATCAGTTAACACTGTTTTGA
- a CDS encoding DUF1822 family protein has protein sequence MTTTTENPLDSFNQALLKARQMQDNWLQYGVNFVDLYIEDVESDWLETWGDDEEENETLSQIWINTSQWLGGIFNDGWQSLESLFQEKNLSFAPTLRSQQDMIKSKEIKACKIINIGNNQIALVISCEEVEEQKLAVVIQLHSLTENSFLPTNLELMLFDEDGNLVQESVISRQQDNIIQLKRFKVSGNTKISIEIRLEDSFIVENLMIN, from the coding sequence ATGACGACAACAACTGAAAACCCTTTAGATAGTTTCAATCAAGCCTTGTTAAAAGCCCGTCAAATGCAAGATAATTGGCTTCAATACGGGGTTAATTTTGTTGATTTATATATTGAAGATGTAGAAAGTGATTGGCTAGAAACATGGGGTGATGATGAGGAAGAAAACGAAACTTTAAGTCAAATTTGGATTAATACTTCTCAATGGCTAGGGGGAATTTTTAACGATGGGTGGCAATCTTTAGAGTCTTTATTTCAGGAAAAAAATTTAAGTTTTGCTCCTACTTTACGCAGTCAACAGGATATGATTAAAAGTAAAGAAATAAAAGCCTGTAAAATAATTAATATTGGAAATAATCAGATAGCTTTAGTTATTAGTTGTGAGGAAGTAGAAGAACAAAAATTAGCGGTAGTTATTCAGTTACATTCTTTAACTGAAAATTCCTTTTTACCAACAAATTTAGAGTTAATGTTATTTGATGAAGATGGTAATTTAGTTCAAGAATCTGTTATCTCAAGACAGCAAGATAATATTATTCAGTTGAAAAGATTTAAGGTTTCAGGAAATACAAAAATTTCGATCGAGATAAGATTAGAAGATAGTTTTATTGTTGAAAATTTAATGATAAATTGA